In Rhodanobacter humi, the following are encoded in one genomic region:
- a CDS encoding FKBP-type peptidyl-prolyl cis-trans isomerase N-terminal domain-containing protein, which translates to MKHFLRPTLTALAVAATLGMSAGAFAAQTATKAASASGTVDKAKASYVVGWEIASQVPPIMRDELDPTAVANAVKAALSGQKPSMSEEEAKQVHDAFMAKIKAKYEAEMTKLAAKNKAEGDAFLAKNKTAPGVKTTASGLQYQVISQGTGARPGPNDTVKIDYTGTFVDGQVFDASSKHNPPGAADIPLAGVIPGFREGLQLMQVGGHYKLFIPATLAYGAEPQPPMPPNATLIFDVTLVSTKPTPAAPAAK; encoded by the coding sequence ATGAAGCATTTTCTGCGCCCCACGCTGACGGCCCTTGCGGTGGCTGCGACGCTGGGCATGTCGGCGGGTGCGTTCGCCGCCCAGACGGCCACCAAGGCTGCCAGCGCCAGCGGCACGGTCGACAAGGCCAAGGCCAGCTACGTGGTTGGCTGGGAGATTGCTTCCCAGGTGCCGCCGATCATGCGCGACGAACTGGACCCGACCGCCGTGGCGAATGCGGTGAAGGCTGCGTTGTCCGGCCAGAAGCCGAGCATGAGCGAGGAAGAGGCCAAGCAGGTGCATGACGCCTTCATGGCCAAGATCAAGGCCAAGTACGAGGCCGAGATGACCAAGCTGGCGGCCAAGAACAAGGCCGAGGGCGACGCCTTCCTCGCCAAGAACAAGACCGCGCCGGGCGTGAAGACCACCGCTTCGGGCCTGCAGTACCAGGTGATCAGCCAGGGTACCGGCGCCCGCCCGGGTCCGAACGACACGGTGAAGATCGACTACACCGGCACGTTCGTCGACGGCCAGGTGTTCGACGCCTCGTCCAAGCACAACCCGCCGGGCGCGGCCGACATCCCGCTGGCCGGCGTGATCCCGGGCTTCCGCGAAGGCCTGCAGCTGATGCAGGTGGGTGGCCATTACAAGCTGTTCATCCCGGCAACCTTGGCCTACGGCGCCGAGCCGCAGCCGCCGATGCCGCCGAACGCCACGCTGATCTTCGACGTGACGCTGGTCAGCACCAAGCCGACGCCGGCGGCTCCCGCCGCCAAGTAA
- a CDS encoding UDP-glucose dehydrogenase family protein — protein MKVTIFGTGYVGLVTGACLAEMGNHVVCVDIDAGKVERLLRGEIPIYEPGLEPIVRRNHADGQLDFTTDAAAGIAHAEVIFIAVGTPPDEDGSADLKYVLGVARTIGAHLDRYAVVVNKSTVPVGTADRVRAAIATELATRGAAIEFDVVSNPEFLKEGDAVEDCLRPDRIVIGSSSERAVAVLRKLYAPFNRNHERTVVMDERSAELTKYAANAMLATKISFMNEIANIAERVGADVELVRQGIGADPRIGYHFIYPGAGYGGSCFPKDVQALERTARGAGYAARLLGAVEAVNHDQKTKLFELISRHFDGDLKGKTIALWGLAFKPNTDDMREASSRRLMEALWDAGARVQAFDPEAREETRHIYGERADLVLCEHARDALQGADALAIVTEWKAFRSPDFARIRALLKTPVIFDGRNLYDPAAVEEAGLAYYGIGRGRSLRVAR, from the coding sequence ATGAAAGTCACGATCTTCGGCACCGGCTATGTCGGCCTGGTCACCGGTGCCTGCCTCGCCGAGATGGGCAACCACGTGGTCTGCGTCGACATCGACGCGGGCAAGGTCGAGCGCCTGTTGCGCGGCGAGATCCCGATCTACGAGCCGGGCCTGGAACCCATCGTGCGGCGCAACCACGCCGACGGCCAACTCGATTTCACCACCGACGCCGCGGCCGGCATCGCGCACGCCGAGGTGATCTTCATCGCGGTGGGCACGCCGCCCGACGAGGACGGCAGCGCCGACCTGAAATACGTGCTGGGCGTGGCGCGCACCATCGGCGCACATCTCGACCGCTACGCCGTGGTGGTGAACAAGTCCACCGTGCCGGTGGGCACCGCCGACCGCGTGCGCGCGGCGATCGCGACCGAGCTGGCGACGCGCGGCGCCGCGATCGAATTCGACGTGGTCTCCAACCCGGAATTCCTCAAGGAAGGCGATGCGGTGGAGGACTGCCTGCGCCCCGACCGAATCGTCATCGGCAGCTCCAGCGAGCGGGCGGTGGCCGTGCTGCGCAAGCTGTACGCGCCGTTCAACCGCAACCACGAGCGCACCGTGGTGATGGACGAACGCTCGGCCGAGCTGACCAAGTACGCCGCCAACGCGATGCTGGCGACCAAGATCAGCTTCATGAACGAGATCGCCAACATCGCCGAGCGCGTGGGTGCCGACGTGGAACTGGTGCGCCAGGGCATCGGCGCCGATCCGCGCATCGGCTACCACTTCATCTATCCCGGCGCGGGCTACGGCGGCTCCTGCTTCCCCAAGGACGTGCAGGCGCTGGAACGCACCGCGCGCGGCGCGGGCTACGCGGCGCGCCTGCTGGGCGCGGTCGAGGCGGTGAACCACGACCAGAAGACCAAGCTGTTCGAACTGATCTCGCGCCACTTCGACGGCGACCTGAAGGGCAAGACCATTGCGCTGTGGGGGCTGGCCTTCAAGCCGAATACCGACGACATGCGCGAGGCCTCCAGCCGCCGCCTGATGGAGGCGCTGTGGGATGCCGGCGCCCGCGTGCAGGCCTTCGATCCGGAGGCGCGCGAGGAAACCCGGCACATCTACGGCGAGCGCGCCGACCTCGTGCTGTGCGAGCACGCCCGCGATGCATTGCAGGGTGCCGATGCGCTGGCCATCGTCACCGAATGGAAGGCCTTCCGCAGCCCGGACTTCGCGCGCATCCGCGCCCTGCTCAAGACGCCGGTGATCTTCGACGGCCGCAACCTCTACGATCCGGCAGCGGTGGAAGAGGCTGGCCTGGCCTACTACGGCATCGGCCGCGGCCGCAGCTTGCGCGTGGCACGCTGA
- a CDS encoding SlyX family protein: MDAIEQRLADLEVRLTFIDDTVQALAGADAEQALRIVQLEQLVHHLRQELQSVRLGATSDPHSEPPPPHY; the protein is encoded by the coding sequence ATGGACGCGATCGAGCAGCGCCTCGCCGATCTCGAAGTGCGGCTGACCTTCATCGACGACACCGTGCAGGCGCTGGCCGGCGCCGATGCCGAACAGGCGCTGCGCATCGTCCAGCTGGAACAGCTGGTGCACCATCTGCGCCAGGAACTGCAGAGCGTGCGGCTGGGCGCGACGTCCGATCCGCACAGCGAACCGCCACCGCCTCATTACTAA
- a CDS encoding DUF2058 domain-containing protein: protein MSESLRDQLLKSGLVKQIREERRGNDGKGKPNGKPHGHGGKPPTPRRSQEDIDLAKAYAIRAQTEAGERKRAQQEAEEQARLRRERKQKIQQLLDGKALNKAETELVRNFEYGGKIRRVHVDAEQLAALNAGELGVVQQAGRYLLVSREIAEQVRAVDEHLLALLVDPNAAADDDGVPDDLVW from the coding sequence ATGAGTGAATCCCTGCGCGATCAGCTGCTGAAGAGTGGCCTCGTCAAGCAAATCCGCGAGGAAAGGCGCGGCAACGATGGCAAGGGCAAGCCGAACGGCAAGCCGCACGGCCACGGTGGCAAACCGCCGACACCGCGGCGTAGCCAGGAAGACATCGACCTGGCCAAGGCCTACGCGATCCGCGCCCAGACCGAGGCGGGTGAGCGCAAGCGCGCCCAGCAGGAAGCCGAGGAACAGGCGCGCCTGCGCCGCGAGCGCAAGCAGAAGATCCAGCAACTGCTGGACGGCAAGGCCTTGAACAAGGCCGAGACCGAGCTGGTGCGCAACTTCGAGTACGGCGGCAAGATCCGCCGCGTCCATGTCGATGCCGAACAACTCGCGGCGCTCAACGCGGGCGAACTGGGCGTGGTGCAGCAGGCCGGTCGCTACCTGCTGGTCAGCCGCGAGATCGCCGAGCAGGTGCGCGCGGTCGACGAACACCTGCTGGCCTTGTTGGTCGATCCAAATGCAGCAGCTGACGACGACGGCGTGCCCGACGATCTGGTCTGGTAG
- a CDS encoding 3-hydroxyacyl-CoA dehydrogenase NAD-binding domain-containing protein → MFEGLRFNHWKTSLDERGIVTLSLDRAGSSVNAINRAVLDELGQIVERLAIEQPAGVIVHSAKPAGFAVGADIKEFVEYAKQGSVLENIEHGQQVYEALARLSCPTVAAVHGACMGGGTELILACRQRIAADDDKTKIALPEVMLGIHPGWGGTARLPRLIGATEALPLMLTGKPLSAKRALALGVVDRVAPPDELLAEARALLRRPQTQPFARRAKAWLTNCWPARQILAPMVMKQTAAKVRKEHYPAPFALIDVWQRGGGDIRQRLKLEARSVAKLATTPTAHNLIRLFFLQERLKNQGAATEHGIRHVHVVGAGVMGGDIAAWAALKGFDVTLQDREMKYVQPALDRARQLYEKKLKTPAKVEAATTRLKADVEGKGVASADLAIEAIYENAEAKQALYAAIEPQFQREEILASNTSSIPLDELRKYLKAPQRFLGLHFFNPVAQMPLVEVVRHDALDPAIEKRALAFCKAIGKLPVAVKGTPGFLVNRILMPYLLEALRLYNEGVPGPVLDKAAKAFGMPMGPIELADTVGLDVCASVGKELAPFLGLELPPGLEDKLDAGKRGKKDGQGLYVWQDGKPIKPEVDPDYEPAPDLTDRMILAMVNEAVACLADGVVDDADLLDAGVIFGTGFAPFRGGPIQYLHSEGAGKVKARLEQLAQRHGARFTPKEGWDHPTLAVGADTL, encoded by the coding sequence ATGTTCGAAGGATTGCGCTTCAACCACTGGAAGACGAGCCTGGACGAGCGCGGCATCGTCACGCTCAGCCTCGACCGCGCCGGCAGCAGCGTCAACGCGATCAACCGCGCCGTGCTGGACGAGCTGGGCCAGATCGTCGAGCGGCTGGCGATCGAGCAGCCGGCCGGGGTGATCGTGCATTCCGCCAAGCCCGCCGGCTTCGCGGTGGGCGCGGACATCAAGGAATTCGTGGAGTACGCGAAACAGGGCAGCGTGCTGGAGAACATCGAGCACGGCCAGCAGGTGTACGAGGCGCTGGCGCGCCTGTCCTGCCCCACCGTGGCGGCGGTGCATGGCGCCTGCATGGGCGGCGGCACCGAGTTGATCCTGGCCTGCCGCCAGCGCATCGCCGCGGACGACGACAAGACGAAGATCGCCCTGCCCGAGGTGATGCTGGGCATCCACCCCGGTTGGGGCGGCACGGCACGCCTGCCCCGGCTGATCGGCGCCACCGAGGCGCTGCCGCTGATGCTGACCGGCAAGCCGCTGTCGGCGAAGCGTGCGCTGGCGCTGGGCGTGGTCGACCGCGTGGCGCCGCCCGACGAACTGCTGGCCGAGGCGCGTGCCTTGTTGCGCCGCCCGCAGACGCAGCCGTTCGCACGGCGTGCCAAGGCCTGGCTCACCAACTGCTGGCCGGCGCGGCAGATCCTCGCGCCGATGGTGATGAAGCAGACGGCCGCCAAGGTACGCAAGGAGCACTACCCTGCCCCGTTCGCGCTGATCGACGTGTGGCAGCGCGGCGGCGGCGACATCCGCCAGCGACTGAAGCTGGAGGCGCGCTCGGTGGCAAAGCTGGCGACCACGCCCACCGCACACAACCTGATCCGCCTGTTCTTCCTGCAGGAGCGACTGAAGAACCAGGGCGCCGCCACCGAGCACGGCATCCGGCACGTGCACGTGGTGGGCGCCGGCGTGATGGGCGGCGACATCGCCGCGTGGGCCGCGCTGAAAGGCTTTGACGTCACCTTGCAGGATCGCGAGATGAAGTACGTCCAGCCCGCGCTGGATCGCGCCCGCCAGTTGTACGAGAAGAAGCTGAAGACCCCGGCGAAAGTCGAAGCCGCCACGACGCGCCTCAAGGCCGACGTCGAAGGCAAGGGCGTGGCCAGTGCCGACCTCGCCATCGAGGCGATCTACGAGAACGCCGAGGCCAAGCAGGCGCTGTACGCCGCCATCGAGCCACAATTCCAGCGCGAGGAAATCCTGGCCAGCAACACCTCCAGCATCCCGCTGGACGAGTTGCGCAAGTACCTCAAGGCGCCGCAGCGTTTCCTCGGCCTGCACTTCTTCAATCCGGTGGCGCAGATGCCGCTGGTGGAAGTGGTGCGCCACGACGCGCTCGACCCGGCGATCGAGAAGCGCGCACTGGCGTTCTGCAAGGCGATCGGCAAGCTGCCGGTGGCGGTGAAAGGCACGCCCGGCTTCCTGGTCAACCGCATCCTGATGCCCTACCTGCTGGAAGCGCTGCGCCTCTACAACGAAGGCGTGCCCGGCCCGGTGCTGGACAAGGCGGCGAAGGCTTTCGGCATGCCGATGGGGCCGATCGAGCTGGCCGACACCGTGGGCCTGGATGTTTGCGCCTCGGTCGGCAAGGAACTGGCGCCCTTCCTCGGCCTGGAACTCCCGCCCGGGCTGGAGGACAAGCTCGACGCCGGCAAGCGCGGCAAGAAGGACGGCCAGGGCCTGTACGTGTGGCAGGACGGCAAGCCGATCAAGCCGGAAGTCGATCCCGACTACGAGCCCGCGCCCGACCTCACCGACCGCATGATCCTGGCCATGGTGAACGAGGCCGTGGCCTGCCTCGCCGACGGCGTGGTGGACGATGCCGACCTGCTCGACGCCGGCGTGATCTTCGGCACCGGCTTCGCACCGTTCCGCGGCGGCCCGATCCAGTATCTGCACAGCGAGGGAGCGGGCAAGGTCAAGGCGAGGCTGGAGCAACTGGCCCAGCGCCATGGCGCCCGCTTCACGCCCAAGGAAGGCTGGGATCATCCGACGCTGGCGGTCGGTGCCGACACACTCTGA
- a CDS encoding putative bifunctional diguanylate cyclase/phosphodiesterase produces the protein MSEGILVLAARRDLRRRLFDVFDQSGCRHIHSARDAQHAAILLEGRPSLQLMVAVLGDDAAQARQCCEQLRALDAGAGVPLLAILDEDAPLQAAQLPDDIAGWLHAAQIEAELLTRWQQLPPAAAPAVPAQGRGAAENALVLLARIFATSGGGATRDASARLLFDEMALDYLAVWPVRNEGSEFLAPLLQLWNGAEPAWPPVEAQQLLQRVLDGEPVLYRSEAVQRVPTDPLLPLLELSGFVGLPLLDERRVVLGAMLAGTRRGFGDMAIVEPLLRCAAARFAQGLELGLTREQGRAEGLLDALTGLPNRLLFGDRLESILREAVRNGECFAVLFVDLDHFKAINDTHGHAAGDQVLQEVTRRLRGSVRASDTVARYAGDEFTVVLRHIVKNDDVQRVAEKILQVVAEPLELENGTRLQVGVSIGVSFFPDDAADAETLLKHADEAMYAAKRQGRNNCRIYEVSPEYAREHGLALRSRLRHALGNGELRLVYQPQVGTDSEDIVGMEALLRWEHPELGPISPAVFIPLAEETGLIVPIGEWVLRMACRQAQEWEQRYGLRLRLGVNLSALQLMEPKLPATVFRALQETGLDPTLLELEITESISIKAAPNLVENLQALHRLGCRIAIDDFGTGAASLDYLRKLPADRIKVDQSFVRNIGVDPDDEAIVRATIEMAHRLGRSVVAEGVETEQHLAFLRAHDCDELQGYLFCRPLPVVSFERLLAERQQLLGQPTAVPA, from the coding sequence ATGAGCGAAGGCATCCTCGTCCTCGCCGCGCGACGCGATCTGCGCCGCCGCCTGTTCGACGTGTTCGACCAGTCGGGTTGCCGGCATATCCACAGCGCCCGCGACGCGCAGCACGCGGCGATCCTGCTGGAAGGGCGCCCATCGCTGCAGCTGATGGTGGCGGTGCTCGGCGACGATGCCGCGCAGGCGCGCCAGTGTTGCGAGCAGTTGCGCGCGCTGGATGCCGGGGCCGGTGTACCGTTGCTGGCGATCCTCGACGAAGACGCGCCGTTGCAGGCCGCGCAATTGCCCGACGACATCGCCGGCTGGTTGCATGCAGCCCAGATCGAAGCCGAACTGCTGACGCGCTGGCAGCAACTGCCGCCCGCCGCTGCGCCAGCGGTGCCGGCGCAAGGCCGCGGTGCGGCGGAAAACGCATTGGTCCTGCTGGCGCGCATCTTCGCCACCAGCGGCGGCGGCGCCACTCGCGACGCCAGCGCACGGCTGCTGTTCGACGAGATGGCGCTGGATTACCTGGCGGTGTGGCCGGTGCGCAACGAGGGCAGCGAGTTCCTGGCGCCGCTGCTGCAGCTGTGGAACGGCGCGGAACCGGCCTGGCCGCCGGTCGAGGCGCAGCAATTGCTGCAGCGCGTCCTCGACGGGGAGCCGGTGCTCTACCGCAGCGAGGCGGTGCAGCGGGTGCCCACCGATCCGCTGCTGCCCTTGCTGGAGCTGTCCGGTTTCGTGGGCCTGCCGCTGCTCGACGAGCGCCGCGTGGTGCTGGGCGCGATGCTGGCCGGCACCCGGCGCGGCTTCGGCGACATGGCGATCGTCGAGCCGCTGCTGCGCTGCGCGGCGGCGCGTTTCGCGCAGGGGCTGGAGCTGGGGCTCACCCGCGAGCAGGGGCGTGCCGAGGGCCTGCTCGACGCGCTCACCGGCCTGCCGAACCGCCTGCTGTTCGGCGACCGGCTGGAATCGATCTTGCGCGAGGCGGTGCGCAACGGCGAATGCTTCGCCGTGCTGTTCGTCGACCTCGACCACTTCAAGGCGATCAACGACACCCACGGCCACGCCGCCGGCGACCAGGTGCTGCAGGAAGTCACCCGCCGCCTACGCGGCAGCGTGCGCGCCTCTGACACGGTGGCGCGTTACGCCGGCGACGAGTTCACCGTGGTGTTGCGCCACATCGTGAAGAACGACGACGTGCAGCGGGTCGCCGAGAAGATCCTGCAGGTGGTGGCCGAGCCGCTGGAACTGGAGAACGGCACCCGCCTGCAGGTCGGCGTGTCGATCGGCGTGAGCTTCTTCCCCGACGACGCGGCCGATGCGGAAACCCTGCTCAAGCATGCCGACGAGGCGATGTACGCGGCCAAGCGCCAGGGCCGCAACAACTGCCGCATCTACGAGGTGAGCCCGGAGTACGCGCGCGAGCACGGCCTGGCGCTGCGCTCGCGCCTGCGCCATGCGCTGGGCAACGGCGAACTGCGCCTGGTCTACCAGCCGCAGGTCGGCACCGACAGCGAGGACATCGTGGGGATGGAGGCGCTGCTGCGCTGGGAGCACCCCGAGCTGGGGCCGATCAGCCCCGCGGTGTTCATTCCGCTGGCAGAGGAGACCGGCCTGATCGTGCCGATCGGCGAATGGGTGCTGCGCATGGCCTGCCGCCAGGCCCAGGAGTGGGAGCAGCGCTACGGCCTGCGCCTGCGCCTGGGCGTGAACCTGTCCGCGCTGCAGCTGATGGAGCCGAAGCTGCCGGCCACGGTGTTTCGCGCGCTGCAGGAAACCGGGCTCGATCCCACCCTGCTGGAGCTGGAGATCACCGAGAGCATCAGCATCAAGGCCGCGCCGAACCTGGTGGAGAACCTGCAGGCGCTGCACCGGCTGGGCTGCCGGATCGCGATCGACGACTTCGGCACCGGCGCCGCCTCGCTGGACTACCTGCGCAAGCTGCCGGCCGACCGCATCAAGGTCGACCAGAGCTTCGTGCGCAACATCGGCGTGGACCCGGACGACGAGGCGATCGTGCGCGCCACCATCGAGATGGCGCACCGGCTCGGCCGCAGCGTGGTGGCGGAGGGCGTGGAAACCGAGCAGCACCTGGCGTTCCTGCGTGCCCACGATTGCGACGAGCTGCAGGGCTACCTGTTCTGCCGGCCGTTGCCCGTGGTTTCCTTCGAGCGCCTGCTGGCCGAGCGCCAGCAACTGCTGGGCCAGCCGACCGCCGTGCCGGCTTGA
- the rpoE gene encoding RNA polymerase sigma factor RpoE yields the protein MTTETARTGENELDRALVERVQGGDKRAFDLLVRKYQHKVIGLVSRYVRSHAECEDIAQESFIRAWRAIGSFRGDSAFYTWLYKIAVNTAKNHLVAMGRRPPTDDIDAEDAVFLSGAERMHDSATPERELMRQEIEHSVFSTVQALPEELRVAITLREVDGLSYEEIAEAMGCPIGTVRSRIFRAREAIDEKLRPLLSDREEQT from the coding sequence TTGACGACGGAAACGGCCCGCACGGGCGAAAACGAACTGGATCGGGCACTGGTCGAACGCGTGCAGGGCGGCGACAAGCGCGCCTTCGATCTCCTGGTGCGCAAATACCAGCACAAGGTGATCGGGCTGGTCTCCCGCTATGTGAGGAGCCACGCCGAATGCGAGGACATCGCGCAGGAGTCCTTCATCCGCGCCTGGCGGGCGATCGGCTCGTTCCGCGGCGACAGCGCGTTCTACACTTGGCTCTACAAGATCGCGGTGAACACCGCCAAGAACCACCTGGTGGCGATGGGGCGGCGTCCGCCCACCGATGACATCGACGCCGAGGACGCCGTATTCCTGTCCGGTGCCGAGCGCATGCACGACAGCGCCACCCCCGAACGCGAGCTGATGCGGCAGGAAATTGAACATTCGGTGTTTTCCACTGTCCAAGCGCTGCCTGAGGAACTCAGGGTGGCCATCACGCTGCGCGAGGTGGACGGCCTGAGCTACGAGGAAATCGCCGAGGCGATGGGCTGCCCAATCGGTACGGTGCGTTCGCGCATCTTCCGGGCCCGCGAGGCGATCGACGAGAAGTTGCGGCCGTTGTTGTCGGATCGCGAGGAGCAGACATGA
- a CDS encoding sigma-E factor negative regulatory protein, with the protein MNQPDQHAREHLSAGIDGELSHEELRFLLRRLDHDGELRRTWVSYHVARDGLRKQLPPLAEAGFVSRVMLAIEQESVVVAVPRHHRWLRWSAGGAIAAGVAAAALMIAQPTGDAERHATPLTAQAAPPGMPVKSAPTAAPQPEVAVVPPWLSGKAPGLLSQRASATLAAPVDAGLSPSYGGRGMSPFRAQRYRTLDNHDGSYLILLDPAQQQVPDAPRQGASAQ; encoded by the coding sequence ATGAACCAGCCAGACCAGCATGCGCGTGAACACCTTTCTGCCGGCATCGACGGCGAACTGTCGCACGAGGAACTGCGCTTCCTGCTGCGCCGGCTCGACCACGACGGCGAGCTGCGGCGCACCTGGGTAAGCTATCACGTCGCCCGCGACGGCCTGCGCAAGCAGCTGCCGCCGCTGGCGGAGGCGGGCTTCGTGTCGCGGGTGATGCTGGCGATCGAGCAGGAATCGGTCGTGGTCGCCGTGCCGCGCCACCATCGCTGGCTGCGCTGGTCGGCCGGTGGCGCAATCGCCGCGGGCGTCGCCGCCGCAGCGCTGATGATCGCCCAGCCCACCGGCGATGCCGAACGGCACGCGACCCCGCTGACCGCGCAGGCTGCGCCACCGGGCATGCCGGTGAAGAGCGCGCCAACCGCCGCACCGCAGCCGGAGGTGGCGGTGGTGCCGCCGTGGCTGAGCGGCAAGGCACCCGGCCTGCTCAGCCAGCGCGCCTCGGCCACGCTGGCTGCACCGGTCGATGCCGGCCTCTCGCCGTCGTACGGCGGTCGCGGCATGTCGCCGTTCCGCGCGCAGCGTTATCGCACGCTGGACAACCATGACGGCAGCTACCTGATCCTGCTCGACCCGGCCCAGCAGCAAGTGCCGGACGCTCCGCGCCAAGGCGCCAGCGCCCAGTAA
- a CDS encoding DegQ family serine endoprotease, whose protein sequence is MKSSILRSSRLSLLVCCALAGTVLAVPVVQAQPAPAAASLPDFTGIVQKNAPAVVQVEAKYSGRGKPGVRGLSGQGGMPNDPQAELFRRFFGMPMMPSPAEQAHTSLGSGFIVSGDGYILTNNHVVADADKVIVRLQDRRILDAKVVGTDPTYDIALLKVNAGGSLPTVSIGDSRSLKPGQWVLAIGSPFGFDYTVTQGIVSAIGRNLGSQDQPYTSFIQTDVPINRGNSGGPLFNLQGQVVGINSQIYSGTGGYQGVSFSIPIDVAMNAVEQLKTRGYVTRGQLGVLVQAVDDDMEKAYKLPDASGAAVAEVTAGSGAEKAGIQLGDIILGYDGHVIRSPSDLPPLVGMTKPGTRVPLEILRNGKKETVQVTIGAMPRDQNAVDNGGAAPGANSSGAAALGITVQPLDNATRKQMDLKSGQGVLVGDVTGAVAAQAGLQPGDVILMVNQQPVGSVEAFRAATKDVKAGSTVLLLVRRDGQNRFFGLTVPDGK, encoded by the coding sequence ATGAAATCATCCATCCTGCGCAGCTCCCGCCTGAGCCTACTGGTGTGCTGTGCCCTGGCCGGCACGGTCCTGGCCGTGCCGGTGGTGCAGGCCCAGCCGGCACCCGCCGCGGCCTCCCTGCCGGACTTCACCGGCATCGTGCAGAAGAACGCACCCGCCGTGGTGCAGGTGGAGGCGAAGTACAGCGGTCGCGGCAAGCCCGGCGTGCGCGGCCTGTCGGGGCAGGGCGGCATGCCGAACGATCCGCAGGCCGAACTGTTCCGCCGCTTCTTCGGCATGCCGATGATGCCCTCGCCGGCGGAGCAGGCGCATACCTCGCTGGGCTCGGGCTTCATCGTCTCCGGCGATGGCTACATCCTCACCAACAACCACGTGGTGGCCGATGCGGACAAGGTGATCGTGCGCCTGCAGGACCGCCGCATCCTCGACGCCAAGGTGGTCGGCACAGATCCCACCTACGACATCGCCCTGCTCAAGGTCAACGCAGGCGGCAGCCTGCCCACGGTGAGCATCGGCGACTCGCGCAGCCTGAAGCCCGGCCAGTGGGTGCTGGCGATCGGCTCGCCGTTCGGTTTCGACTACACCGTGACCCAGGGCATCGTCAGTGCGATCGGCCGCAACCTGGGCAGCCAGGACCAGCCCTACACTTCGTTCATCCAGACCGACGTGCCGATCAACCGCGGCAATTCCGGCGGCCCGCTGTTCAACCTGCAAGGCCAGGTGGTGGGCATCAACTCACAGATCTATTCCGGCACGGGCGGCTACCAGGGCGTGTCGTTCTCGATCCCGATCGACGTGGCGATGAACGCGGTGGAGCAGCTCAAGACCAGGGGCTACGTGACGCGCGGCCAGCTGGGCGTGCTGGTCCAGGCCGTCGATGACGACATGGAGAAGGCCTACAAGCTGCCGGATGCCTCCGGCGCGGCGGTCGCCGAGGTGACCGCCGGCAGCGGTGCGGAGAAGGCCGGCATCCAGCTCGGCGACATCATCCTCGGCTATGACGGCCACGTGATCCGCAGTCCTTCCGACCTGCCGCCGCTGGTGGGCATGACCAAGCCGGGTACGCGGGTGCCGCTGGAGATCCTGCGCAACGGCAAGAAGGAAACCGTGCAGGTCACCATCGGCGCGATGCCGCGCGACCAGAATGCGGTGGACAACGGCGGTGCGGCGCCGGGCGCGAACAGCAGCGGCGCCGCCGCGTTGGGGATCACCGTGCAGCCGCTGGACAACGCCACCCGCAAGCAGATGGACCTGAAGTCCGGGCAGGGCGTGCTGGTCGGCGATGTCACCGGCGCGGTGGCGGCGCAGGCCGGCCTGCAGCCGGGCGACGTGATCCTGATGGTGAACCAGCAGCCGGTGGGCAGCGTGGAGGCGTTCCGCGCCGCGACGAAGGACGTGAAGGCCGGTTCCACGGTGCTGCTGCTGGTGCGCCGCGACGGGCAGAACCGCTTCTTCGGCCTGACCGTGCCGGACGGCAAGTGA